The following proteins are co-located in the Deinococcus metallilatus genome:
- the fsa gene encoding fructose-6-phosphate aldolase, translating to MQFFIDTAIIDEVREINSWGVLSGVTTNPSLVASSGRDFKEVIQEIAQLVGGAISAEVTALDAPGMIKEGREVAGWSNHVVVKLPLTPAGLQACKVLTGEGIKTNITLCFSVPQALLAAQAGATYISPFAGRVDDIGWDGIELVRQIKEAYVLGDLQTKVLAASIRHPQHVVQAALAGADVATVPYKVFTQMIKHPLTQAGLDAFLKDWAKRAGASPETPSSEAGTNPQQGGVTAQGEPVQGGQKK from the coding sequence ATGCAATTCTTCATCGACACCGCGATCATCGACGAGGTTCGTGAAATCAACAGTTGGGGCGTCCTGTCGGGCGTCACCACCAACCCCAGCCTGGTCGCCTCGTCCGGGCGCGACTTCAAGGAAGTCATTCAGGAGATCGCCCAGCTGGTCGGCGGCGCGATCAGCGCCGAGGTCACCGCCCTGGACGCCCCCGGCATGATCAAGGAAGGCCGCGAGGTCGCGGGCTGGAGCAACCACGTCGTCGTCAAGCTGCCGCTGACCCCGGCGGGCCTGCAAGCCTGCAAGGTGCTGACCGGCGAGGGCATCAAGACCAACATCACCCTCTGCTTCAGCGTGCCCCAGGCGCTGCTGGCGGCGCAGGCCGGGGCCACCTACATCAGCCCCTTCGCGGGCCGGGTGGACGATATCGGCTGGGACGGCATCGAACTGGTGCGCCAGATCAAGGAAGCCTACGTCCTGGGCGATCTCCAGACCAAGGTGCTGGCCGCCTCGATCCGCCACCCGCAGCACGTCGTGCAGGCCGCGCTGGCGGGAGCCGACGTGGCGACGGTGCCCTACAAGGTCTTCACCCAGATGATCAAGCACCCGCTGACCCAGGCGGGCCTCGACGCCTTCCTCAAGGACTGGGCCAAGCGGGCCGGGGCCAGCCCCGAAACCCCCTCCAGCGAGGCGGGCACCAACCCGCAGCAGGGCGGCGTGACGGCGCAGGGTGAGCCGGTCCAGGGAGGTCAGAAGAAGTGA
- the rho gene encoding transcription termination factor Rho, with the protein MTEPHTAPLPFHELQQKILPELHLIAAQTGIENYRKLKKDALALAIMERQAEAEGQVLARGYLDISSDGYGFLQSNLLDPASRSVLVTAGVIKQFHLRTGDEVIGRARRPRENERYGTLVQVEAVNGLDPESARQRPRFDDLTPTFPDRQLVLEDPLMDDSLSLRVVDLLVPIGRGQRALIVAPPKAGKTTLLKKIANSIVKNYPDVTVMVLLVDERPEEVTDFRESVQGAQVIASTFDEPPQHHVRVAEFVHERARRIVEEGGHVVILLDSITRLARANNLVTPPTGRTLSGGLDSNALHWPKRFLGAARNIREGGSLTILATALVETGSRMDDVIFEEFKGTGNAELVLSRRLEERRIFPALDILKSGTRREELLLQPEVLKKMWLLRKVISDMDPADAMEMLLGRMGKTRNNVEFLQALAGG; encoded by the coding sequence GTGACCGAACCCCACACCGCGCCGCTCCCCTTTCACGAACTCCAGCAGAAAATCCTGCCGGAACTGCACCTGATCGCCGCCCAGACCGGCATCGAGAACTACCGCAAGCTCAAAAAGGACGCCCTGGCCCTCGCTATCATGGAGCGGCAGGCCGAGGCCGAGGGGCAGGTCCTGGCGCGCGGCTACCTCGACATCAGCTCCGACGGCTACGGCTTTCTCCAGTCCAACCTGCTCGACCCCGCCTCCAGAAGCGTGCTGGTGACGGCGGGCGTGATCAAGCAGTTCCACCTGCGGACCGGTGACGAGGTGATCGGCCGCGCCCGCCGCCCCCGCGAGAACGAACGTTACGGCACGCTGGTGCAGGTCGAGGCGGTCAACGGCCTGGACCCCGAGTCCGCCCGCCAGCGCCCCCGCTTCGACGACCTGACGCCCACCTTCCCGGACCGGCAGCTCGTCCTCGAAGACCCGCTGATGGACGACAGCCTCTCGCTGCGGGTGGTGGACCTGCTCGTGCCCATCGGGCGCGGCCAGCGGGCCCTGATCGTCGCGCCGCCCAAGGCTGGCAAGACGACCCTGCTCAAGAAGATCGCCAACTCCATCGTCAAGAACTACCCCGACGTGACGGTGATGGTCCTGCTGGTGGACGAGCGCCCCGAGGAGGTCACCGACTTCCGCGAGAGCGTGCAGGGCGCGCAGGTGATCGCCTCGACCTTCGACGAGCCGCCGCAGCACCACGTCCGCGTCGCGGAGTTCGTCCACGAACGCGCCCGCCGCATCGTGGAGGAAGGCGGGCACGTGGTGATCCTGCTCGACTCGATCACCCGCCTGGCCCGCGCGAACAACCTGGTCACGCCGCCCACCGGCCGCACCCTCTCGGGCGGCCTGGACTCCAACGCGCTGCACTGGCCCAAGCGCTTCCTGGGCGCCGCGCGCAACATCCGCGAGGGCGGCAGCCTCACCATCCTGGCAACGGCGCTGGTCGAAACCGGCTCGCGCATGGACGACGTGATCTTCGAGGAGTTCAAGGGCACCGGCAACGCCGAACTGGTCCTCTCGCGCCGCCTGGAAGAGCGCCGCATCTTCCCCGCGCTCGACATCCTAAAGTCCGGCACCCGCCGCGAGGAGCTGCTCCTCCAGCCCGAGGTGCTGAAGAAGATGTGGCTGCTGCGCAAGGTGATCAGCGACATGGACCCCGCCGACGCGATGGAGATGCTGCTCGGCCGCATGGGCAAGACGCGCAACAACGTCGAGTTCCTGCAAGCCCTCGCGGGCGGCTGA
- a CDS encoding peptidoglycan DD-metalloendopeptidase family protein — MPEFPPRPPRGHVSLSRRLALTLALCGLPALAPLAAAMPETPEGLAALLGVPTPAERLTAALPTVHLTRVPQPASVLVVTTQSAAQVAARYGVPAAAVDPLPHAEDQRAKVLRVRLPAPELRRPPVWPRSVTTHTVRPGETLASIASDAGLSLLDLLSANLGRASLDDLTPGEALFVPTAERGLLVRLKPGQTALSVIAGYRADLARTARANDVLPTALRPGDYLLLPGIQAESLYAKLVERRAARQEAERLARVQAQYQRYLAWQHDRLQALYDQQEKYEAYLAWKNSPERQRRLQQYERQVQFEAAQAAERDRQQAAQSLSVQPAGVNVSAAGHLAWPMHAYRITSRYGEADIDFHKQVFHGGVDLAAPAGTPIYASAAGTVTESGYGAYGMNVYTVQGDSTLIYGHLSRSAVSAGQTVQQGDLIGYVGCTGICTGPHLHFELRLAGQAVDPLALLP; from the coding sequence GTGCCTGAGTTTCCCCCCCGCCCCCCCCGGGGCCACGTTTCCCTGTCCCGGCGGCTGGCCCTCACGCTCGCGCTGTGCGGCCTGCCCGCCCTCGCCCCCCTCGCCGCCGCCATGCCCGAGACGCCGGAAGGCCTCGCCGCCCTGCTGGGGGTGCCCACCCCCGCCGAGCGCCTGACGGCGGCCCTCCCCACCGTTCACCTGACGCGCGTCCCGCAGCCTGCCAGCGTGCTGGTCGTGACCACGCAGAGCGCGGCCCAGGTCGCGGCCCGCTACGGTGTCCCGGCGGCGGCCGTGGACCCGCTGCCGCACGCGGAAGACCAGCGCGCGAAGGTCCTGCGCGTGCGCCTGCCCGCCCCAGAACTGCGCCGCCCGCCCGTGTGGCCCCGCTCGGTCACCACCCACACCGTCCGCCCCGGCGAGACGCTGGCCAGCATCGCGTCGGACGCGGGGCTGAGCCTGCTCGACCTGCTCAGCGCCAACCTGGGCCGCGCGAGCCTCGACGACCTGACGCCCGGCGAGGCGCTGTTCGTCCCCACCGCCGAGCGGGGGCTGCTGGTCCGCCTCAAGCCGGGGCAGACGGCCCTGTCGGTGATCGCGGGCTACCGCGCCGACCTGGCCCGCACCGCCCGCGCGAACGACGTGCTGCCGACGGCCCTGCGGCCCGGCGACTACCTGCTGCTGCCCGGCATCCAGGCGGAAAGCCTGTACGCGAAACTGGTCGAGCGCCGCGCGGCCCGGCAGGAAGCGGAGCGCCTGGCGCGCGTGCAGGCGCAGTACCAGCGGTATCTCGCCTGGCAGCACGACCGCCTCCAGGCCCTGTACGACCAGCAGGAGAAGTACGAGGCCTACCTCGCCTGGAAAAACAGCCCCGAGCGCCAGCGCCGTCTCCAGCAGTACGAGCGGCAGGTGCAGTTCGAAGCCGCCCAGGCCGCCGAGCGTGACCGCCAGCAGGCCGCCCAGTCGCTCAGCGTCCAGCCCGCCGGGGTGAACGTCTCGGCCGCGGGCCACCTCGCCTGGCCGATGCACGCCTACCGCATCACCAGCCGCTACGGCGAGGCCGACATCGACTTCCACAAGCAGGTGTTCCACGGCGGCGTGGACCTGGCGGCCCCGGCGGGCACACCGATCTACGCATCTGCGGCAGGCACCGTGACCGAGAGCGGGTATGGTGCGTACGGCATGAACGTCTACACCGTCCAGGGGGACAGCACCCTGATCTACGGCCACCTCAGCCGCAGCGCCGTCAGCGCCGGGCAGACCGTGCAGCAGGGGGACCTGATCGGGTACGTCGGCTGCACCGGCATCTGCACCGGCCCGCACCTGCACTTCGAGCTGCGTCTCGCGGGCCAGGCGGTGGACCCGCTGGCGCTGCTGCCGTGA
- a CDS encoding response regulator codes for MKGPAPGLRLLVVDDEAQILELLDLTLGLHGFTVVTACSGPHALDAARHTTFDVIVMDVLMTPWDGFETVRRLHAALGAAMPPVVFLSGLNRPEQVPGLVTEYLVKPFRPSQLVESIRRVASSGI; via the coding sequence GTGAAGGGCCCGGCGCCGGGCCTGCGCCTGCTGGTCGTGGACGACGAGGCCCAGATCCTCGAACTGCTCGACCTCACCCTGGGCCTGCACGGCTTTACCGTGGTCACGGCGTGCAGCGGTCCCCACGCCCTGGACGCCGCCCGCCACACCACCTTCGACGTGATCGTGATGGACGTGCTGATGACCCCCTGGGACGGCTTCGAGACGGTGCGCCGCCTGCACGCGGCCCTGGGCGCGGCCATGCCGCCCGTCGTGTTCCTCTCCGGCCTCAACCGCCCGGAACAGGTGCCGGGCCTGGTCACCGAGTACCTGGTCAAGCCCTTCCGGCCCTCCCAACTGGTCGAGAGCATCCGGCGGGTCGCCTCTTCCGGAATCTGA
- the pdxS gene encoding pyridoxal 5'-phosphate synthase lyase subunit PdxS, whose translation MTEPTQTGTAQIKQGFAEMFKGGVIMDVVTADQARIAEAAGATAVMALERVPADIRVAGGVARMSDPKMIKEIIGAVTIPVMAKVRIGHFVEAQILQALGVDFIDESEVLTPADDQYHIEKTKFTVPFVCGAKNLGEALRRVGEGASMIRTKGEAGTGNIIEAVRHARTVLGEIRSIQARPTDELMTVARDLQAPYHLVQYVHEHGKLPVVNFAAGGVATPADAALMMHLGLDGVFVGSGIFKSDNPERRARAIVKAVTHYQNPDVLAEISEDLGAPMTGINIDSLVPAERLAGRGW comes from the coding sequence ATGACCGAACCCACCCAGACCGGAACCGCCCAGATCAAGCAGGGCTTTGCCGAGATGTTCAAGGGCGGCGTCATCATGGACGTGGTGACCGCCGACCAGGCCCGCATCGCGGAGGCCGCCGGGGCGACCGCCGTGATGGCGCTGGAGCGCGTCCCTGCCGACATCCGCGTGGCCGGGGGCGTGGCCCGCATGAGCGACCCCAAGATGATCAAGGAGATCATCGGCGCCGTCACCATCCCCGTGATGGCGAAAGTCCGCATCGGCCACTTCGTCGAGGCGCAGATCCTCCAGGCGCTCGGCGTGGACTTCATCGACGAGTCCGAGGTGCTGACCCCCGCCGACGACCAGTACCACATCGAGAAGACCAAATTCACCGTGCCCTTCGTCTGCGGCGCGAAGAACCTGGGCGAGGCCCTGCGCCGCGTGGGCGAGGGCGCCAGCATGATCCGCACCAAGGGCGAGGCCGGGACCGGCAACATCATCGAGGCCGTGCGCCACGCCCGCACCGTCCTGGGCGAGATCCGCTCCATCCAGGCCCGCCCGACCGACGAGCTGATGACGGTGGCCCGCGATCTCCAGGCCCCCTACCACCTGGTCCAGTACGTCCACGAGCACGGCAAGCTGCCGGTCGTGAACTTCGCCGCGGGCGGCGTCGCCACGCCCGCCGACGCCGCCCTGATGATGCACCTGGGCCTCGACGGCGTCTTTGTCGGCAGCGGCATCTTCAAGAGCGACAATCCCGAGCGCCGCGCCCGCGCCATCGTGAAGGCCGTCACCCACTACCAGAACCCCGACGTGCTGGCCGAGATCAGCGAGGACCTCGGCGCGCCCATGACCGGCATCAACATCGACAGCCTGGTGCCCGCCGAGCGCCTGGCGGGCCGGGGCTGGTAA
- the pdxT gene encoding pyridoxal 5'-phosphate synthase glutaminase subunit PdxT → MTQPHIGVLALQGAFREHRQRLESLGARVTEVRLPADLAGLQGLVIPGGESTTIARLMADYALWAPVRDFHAAGGALWGTCAGAILLAREVHGAPPQFGGQQDSLALMDLTVRRNAFGRQVDSFHTPLQVQGLDTPFPAVFIRAPVIERVGEGVEVLARHAGQIVLARQGRLLASSFHPELTADARLHALFLDLAAAPLPA, encoded by the coding sequence ATGACCCAGCCCCACATCGGCGTCCTGGCCCTGCAAGGGGCCTTCCGCGAACACCGCCAGCGCCTGGAATCGCTCGGCGCGCGCGTCACCGAAGTCCGCCTGCCTGCCGACCTCGCGGGCCTCCAGGGCCTGGTCATCCCCGGCGGCGAGAGCACCACCATCGCGCGGCTGATGGCCGACTACGCCCTGTGGGCCCCTGTCCGCGACTTTCACGCGGCGGGCGGGGCGCTGTGGGGCACCTGCGCGGGGGCCATCCTGCTCGCGCGGGAAGTCCACGGCGCCCCCCCGCAGTTCGGCGGCCAGCAGGACAGCCTGGCCCTGATGGACCTGACCGTGCGCCGCAACGCCTTCGGGCGGCAGGTGGACTCCTTTCACACGCCGCTCCAGGTGCAGGGCCTGGACACCCCCTTTCCCGCCGTCTTCATCCGTGCCCCCGTCATCGAGCGGGTGGGGGAAGGCGTGGAGGTGCTCGCCCGGCACGCGGGCCAGATCGTCCTGGCCCGGCAGGGCCGCCTGCTCGCCAGCTCCTTCCACCCGGAACTCACGGCCGACGCGCGGCTGCACGCGCTGTTTCTGGACCTGGCCGCCGCGCCCCTGCCCGCCTGA
- a CDS encoding alpha/beta fold hydrolase — MLGRVRSLQFRSGGATLSYDATGRGDPLVLVHGLSGSSRWWRRNVPALSATHRVYVLDLAGYGQAARQRALGVREAAALIAAWLDHQDLQRVTLIGHSMGGHICMHVAALRPGRVRNLVLACASGLLKGSLYRLALNLPRAALTGRLTFVPRILADAARSGPLNLWRSTTDLLRDSVQDLLPHLAARTLVIWGARDALVPASLGRVLAAAIPGARYEEIPRAGHVVMVDAPAQFNALVLDFLREGEPQAS, encoded by the coding sequence ATGCTCGGGCGCGTGCGATCCCTGCAATTCCGCTCCGGCGGGGCAACCCTGAGCTATGACGCCACCGGGCGCGGTGACCCCCTGGTGCTGGTGCATGGCCTGAGCGGGTCGAGCCGCTGGTGGCGGCGCAACGTCCCCGCCCTGTCCGCCACGCACCGCGTCTATGTGCTAGACCTCGCCGGGTACGGGCAGGCCGCGCGTCAACGTGCCCTCGGCGTGCGCGAGGCCGCCGCGCTGATCGCCGCCTGGCTTGACCATCAGGACCTCCAGCGCGTCACCCTGATCGGGCACTCGATGGGTGGGCACATCTGCATGCATGTCGCCGCGCTGCGCCCCGGGCGGGTGCGGAATCTGGTGCTGGCCTGCGCGAGCGGCCTGCTGAAAGGGAGCCTCTACCGCCTGGCCCTCAACCTGCCGCGCGCCGCCCTGACCGGCCGCCTGACCTTCGTGCCGCGCATCCTGGCCGACGCCGCCCGCAGCGGTCCCCTCAACCTGTGGCGCAGCACCACCGACCTGCTGCGCGACAGCGTGCAGGACCTCCTGCCGCACCTGGCCGCCCGGACGCTGGTGATCTGGGGCGCGCGCGACGCCCTGGTGCCCGCCTCCCTCGGCCGCGTGCTCGCCGCCGCGATTCCCGGCGCCCGCTACGAGGAGATTCCCCGGGCCGGACACGTGGTGATGGTGGACGCCCCCGCGCAGTTCAACGCGCTGGTCCTCGACTTTCTGCGGGAAGGGGAGCCGCAGGCCTCTTGA
- a CDS encoding alpha/beta fold hydrolase yields MSGQTHHFTRVGGLLTHACVRGEGPPLVLVPGLGCASWMYGRVSRQLARARTVYTYDPPGQGFSQGRPGFPRTIEDLTDHLAAWLEVTGLHPVPLLGHSLGGEVVFDLAARYPHLVSALIACAPTGIPENPHILAQLLRLALDAPRERPQLLLPALAAYLRCGPARMARLAQDQSHHATGPLLPHVRVPTLLLDGTRDPVIQAWTLEVICHAIPHATVREIPGGTHALTDSFPRTVARYTLDFLKEVVEGAS; encoded by the coding sequence TTGAGCGGTCAGACCCACCACTTCACCCGGGTCGGCGGCCTGCTCACCCACGCCTGCGTGCGCGGCGAGGGGCCGCCCCTGGTGCTGGTGCCGGGCCTGGGGTGCGCCTCGTGGATGTATGGCCGCGTCTCCCGCCAGTTGGCCCGCGCCCGCACCGTGTACACCTACGACCCCCCCGGCCAGGGCTTCAGCCAGGGTCGCCCCGGTTTCCCCCGCACCATCGAGGACCTCACCGACCACCTCGCGGCGTGGCTGGAGGTGACCGGCCTGCATCCGGTGCCGTTGCTGGGTCACTCGCTCGGCGGTGAGGTGGTCTTCGACCTCGCCGCCCGCTATCCCCATTTGGTGTCCGCCCTGATCGCCTGCGCGCCCACCGGCATCCCCGAGAATCCCCATATCCTCGCGCAACTGCTGCGCCTGGCCCTCGACGCGCCGCGCGAGCGGCCGCAACTCCTGCTGCCCGCCCTCGCCGCCTACCTCCGCTGCGGCCCGGCCCGGATGGCCCGCCTCGCGCAGGACCAGAGCCATCACGCCACCGGTCCCCTCCTGCCGCATGTGCGGGTGCCGACCCTGCTGCTCGACGGCACCCGTGACCCCGTGATTCAGGCCTGGACGCTGGAGGTCATCTGCCACGCCATCCCCCACGCGACCGTCCGCGAGATTCCCGGGGGAACCCACGCCCTCACCGACTCCTTTCCGCGGACGGTTGCCCGCTACACGCTGGATTTTCTGAAAGAGGTTGTAGAAGGAGCCTCCTGA
- a CDS encoding Gfo/Idh/MocA family protein produces the protein MTPTVAILGCGNRGADVYARHLSAQGARVTHLVDPRPARLAEVAARHGLPPEACFLDWKAFFALGRVADAVVIATPDDAHVGPCLRALELGYDVLLEKPVCLSEPELDRLLAAEAASTGRVTVCHVLRATAFFRAVRGVLDSGRLGKLIGIQHAENVAFWHYAHSYVRGNWAQSPPAAPFVLAKSGHDLDLLRWFADAPPVRVSSEGCLNHFRPEEAPPGASDRCVTCPVVGCPYDARRIYGTRDPDRWPVTVLTAGGVSLAEALARGPYGRCVYGAGNDVVDHQAVTVTFASGVTAQLTVSAFTHNNTRTLKLLGTHGELRGQMERGEIELHDFRTGGAERLCVDTSGNHGGGDEALVAAWLAFLRGEADVPTPLAESFDSHRLAFAAERARLRGTVEQV, from the coding sequence ATGACCCCGACGGTCGCCATCCTGGGCTGCGGCAACCGGGGCGCGGACGTGTACGCGCGGCATCTGAGCGCGCAGGGGGCGCGGGTCACGCATCTGGTGGACCCGCGTCCGGCCCGGCTGGCGGAGGTCGCCGCGCGGCACGGCCTCCCGCCGGAAGCGTGCTTCCTCGACTGGAAGGCCTTCTTCGCGTTGGGACGGGTGGCGGACGCGGTGGTGATCGCCACGCCGGACGACGCGCATGTGGGGCCGTGCCTGCGGGCGCTGGAGCTGGGGTACGACGTGCTGCTGGAAAAACCCGTCTGCCTGTCGGAGCCGGAGCTGGACCGGCTGCTGGCGGCGGAGGCGGCGTCCACCGGCCGCGTGACGGTCTGCCACGTGCTGCGCGCCACCGCTTTTTTCCGGGCCGTGCGGGGCGTGCTGGACTCCGGGCGGCTCGGAAAGCTGATCGGGATTCAGCACGCGGAGAACGTGGCGTTCTGGCATTACGCGCACTCATACGTGCGGGGCAACTGGGCGCAGTCGCCGCCCGCCGCACCCTTCGTGCTGGCGAAGAGTGGCCACGACCTCGACCTGCTGCGCTGGTTCGCGGACGCGCCCCCCGTGCGGGTGAGCAGCGAGGGCTGCCTCAACCACTTCCGCCCCGAGGAAGCGCCGCCCGGCGCGTCGGACCGCTGCGTGACCTGCCCGGTCGTGGGCTGCCCCTACGACGCGCGGCGCATCTACGGCACGCGCGACCCGGACCGCTGGCCGGTGACGGTGCTGACGGCGGGCGGCGTCTCGCTGGCAGAGGCGCTGGCGCGCGGCCCCTACGGACGCTGCGTGTACGGCGCGGGGAATGACGTGGTGGACCACCAGGCCGTCACCGTCACCTTTGCCAGTGGCGTGACGGCGCAGCTCACGGTCAGCGCCTTCACCCACAACAATACCCGGACCCTGAAGCTGCTGGGTACCCACGGCGAACTGCGCGGCCAGATGGAACGCGGCGAGATCGAGCTGCACGACTTCCGCACAGGCGGGGCCGAACGTCTCTGCGTGGACACGAGCGGCAACCACGGCGGCGGGGACGAGGCTCTGGTGGCCGCCTGGCTGGCCTTCCTGCGCGGTGAGGCGGACGTGCCGACCCCCCTGGCCGAATCGTTCGATTCGCACCGCCTGGCCTTTGCTGCTGAGCGGGCACGCCTGCGGGGGACGGTCGAGCAAGTGTGA
- a CDS encoding dipeptide epimerase: MDGVKVGWETLDLHTARPFGIARWTHSTYPRTFVTCEQDGVTGRGEAAPNAFYGETSGTVAAVLPLLAPALTDGWDWDGLHEGLTARMPYDHPSVKCALEMAAVEWAARAAGVPVWRLLGLSPRPLPESSFTVSLGELPDMRRQAREAVERGHGVLKVKLGTARDEQIVEALREEVPEAALRVDANAAWTRPQAKRMLEVLDAARVELVEQPLAAGDLEGHAELRRLARVPLVADESLHHVADVPALAAAFDGVNLKLAKLGGPLQALRALRLARAHRMGVMIGCMIESSLGIAAAAHLAGLCDWADLDGALLLADDPFTGLEWTAGRLERPTGIGWGVERR, translated from the coding sequence GTGGACGGCGTGAAGGTCGGCTGGGAGACGCTGGACCTGCACACCGCCCGGCCCTTCGGCATCGCGCGCTGGACGCACTCCACCTATCCGCGCACCTTCGTCACCTGTGAACAGGACGGCGTGACGGGCCGGGGCGAGGCCGCGCCGAACGCTTTTTACGGCGAGACGAGCGGGACGGTGGCGGCGGTGCTGCCCCTGCTCGCCCCGGCCCTGACGGACGGCTGGGACTGGGACGGGCTGCACGAGGGGCTGACGGCGCGGATGCCGTATGACCATCCCAGCGTGAAGTGCGCGCTGGAGATGGCGGCGGTCGAGTGGGCCGCCCGCGCGGCGGGCGTGCCGGTGTGGCGGCTCTTGGGGCTGTCCCCCCGGCCGCTGCCGGAGAGCAGCTTCACAGTGAGTCTGGGCGAGCTGCCGGACATGCGGCGGCAGGCGCGTGAGGCGGTGGAGCGCGGGCACGGCGTCCTGAAAGTGAAGCTCGGGACCGCCCGGGACGAGCAGATCGTGGAGGCGCTGCGGGAGGAGGTCCCGGAGGCGGCGCTGCGGGTGGACGCCAACGCCGCCTGGACCCGCCCGCAGGCCAAACGGATGCTGGAGGTGCTGGACGCCGCGCGGGTGGAACTGGTCGAGCAGCCCCTCGCGGCGGGGGACCTGGAAGGGCACGCCGAGCTGCGCCGCCTGGCCCGGGTGCCGCTCGTCGCGGATGAGAGCCTGCACCACGTCGCGGACGTGCCCGCGCTGGCGGCGGCGTTCGACGGCGTGAACCTCAAGCTCGCCAAGCTGGGTGGCCCCTTGCAGGCGCTGCGGGCGTTGCGGCTGGCCCGCGCGCACCGGATGGGGGTGATGATCGGCTGCATGATCGAGAGTTCGCTGGGCATCGCGGCGGCGGCCCATCTCGCGGGCTTGTGCGACTGGGCCGACCTCGACGGCGCCCTGCTGCTGGCCGACGACCCGTTCACGGGATTGGAATGGACGGCGGGCCGACTGGAACGGCCGACCGGAATCGGGTGGGGAGTGGAGCGGCGATGA
- a CDS encoding C40 family peptidase, with protein MTAALPLDPRTHAYDPDARLAEEGLRGRVSGEGWRFVTPRAARAGNARVSLRARPDADAPQVTEALPGEALEVITEQAGGWAWVRTGHDRYLGWARAEALVSRETAGGEPLRVTALRAHAYAGPQVSAPLRAELCAGAVLTRAPGEAVSGWVPVHLPNGQAAWVARAALSPAPGTDAATFALRLLDTPYVWGGRSAWGLDCSGLAQLAYAALGRALPRDADQQRAFLTPVEAPQRGDLAFFPGHVGLMLDGRRMVHANATHMRVTVETLGEGEYGARLAGSLTGFGRWTA; from the coding sequence ATGACCGCTGCTCTCCCGCTGGACCCCCGCACGCACGCCTATGACCCCGACGCCCGGCTCGCGGAGGAGGGGCTGCGCGGGAGGGTATCGGGGGAAGGCTGGCGCTTTGTCACGCCGCGGGCGGCGCGGGCGGGGAATGCCCGGGTCAGCCTGCGCGCCCGCCCTGACGCGGACGCCCCGCAGGTCACCGAGGCGCTGCCCGGTGAGGCCCTGGAGGTGATCACGGAGCAGGCGGGCGGCTGGGCCTGGGTCCGGACGGGCCATGACCGCTACCTGGGCTGGGCGCGGGCGGAGGCGCTGGTCTCCCGGGAGACGGCGGGGGGCGAGCCGTTGCGGGTCACGGCCCTGCGGGCCCACGCCTACGCGGGGCCACAGGTGAGCGCCCCGCTGCGGGCGGAACTGTGCGCGGGCGCGGTTCTGACGCGCGCTCCCGGCGAGGCGGTGAGCGGCTGGGTGCCGGTCCACCTGCCGAACGGCCAGGCCGCCTGGGTGGCGCGGGCCGCGCTCTCCCCCGCCCCGGGGACGGACGCGGCGACGTTCGCGCTGCGGCTGCTGGACACTCCCTACGTCTGGGGCGGGCGCAGCGCCTGGGGGCTGGACTGCTCGGGGCTGGCGCAGCTCGCCTACGCGGCGCTGGGCCGGGCGTTGCCGCGCGACGCGGACCAGCAGCGGGCCTTTCTGACGCCGGTGGAGGCTCCGCAGCGCGGGGACCTCGCCTTCTTCCCGGGGCACGTGGGGCTGATGCTGGACGGGCGGCGGATGGTCCACGCGAACGCCACGCATATGCGGGTGACGGTGGAAACGCTGGGGGAAGGCGAGTACGGGGCGCGGCTGGCGGGCAGCCTGACCGGCTTCGGGAGGTGGACGGCGTGA